GGCGGAACGCGTGGATTGGAAACTCCCGGCCGGCGTGATGGCGATCGCGGCCGTCGGAGGGCTGCTGGCGATCGTCCACGAGGTCTTGCACGAGGGAATCAAGCCCGCCGGCGAGGTGGTTCACGAGCGGCACGAGGAGCATGACGACGGCCGCGATCGCCATCACGCCGGCCGGGAGTTTCCAATCCACGCGTTCCGCCTCGCTTGCGACCGCCTTCCGGAAGCCTTTGGACCCGAGGCTCCCCCAGGTCCGGAGGGGTGCTTCCGTTTATATGAAGTCCGCGCTTTGGGCGATCGTCCCGTCGCCCGTTTGCGGCGCCCACGGCATGAAGGTTTTGGACGCAGTTTCGACGACCGTTAATAGGCCGCCGCCGATGGCACCTTCCGTGCGCGCCGTCCTGGCCGTTCTGGCTTTTGCCCTCCTCGCGGCCGCCCCCTCCGCCTTGGGGCAAGTCGTCGTCGAGCGCGGCGAGCGCGTGGACATCGTTTCGATGCGCGCGCCAAGCGTCGTCCTCGCCGAACGCCCCTTTCTCATCGACGTGACCGTCCGCAACCGGATGGCGTCGGAGGAGACGGTCGTGGTCTATGTCAACCTCTACGACGACCGCCGGCCCACCGACGAGCCCTGCTCGGGCGGCGACGCCGGCGAGCGGTTCCGCGGGCAAGTGTCGCAGGTGCGACGGAGCGTCACGCTGTCGCCCGGCGCGACGCTCGAGGTGAAGGGCGCCCTCGCCGGCGAGGCCGACCCCTGGTTCCAGCGCATCCGTCTCGAGCAGGCGCCCGCCGCGGGCGCGTACCAGCTGTGCGCATGGGTCGAGCGCGCGCGCCAGGACGCCCAGCGGGTCTTCTACGACTTCGAGCCCGCCATCGTTCGCGTCAAGCTCGACAACGTGGCGCCCACGATCGCCGTCGCGGTCGAGGAGCCCGGCGGCGCGCACCGTGACGCTCACCGCTTCACCGCCACCGTTTCCGATGCCGACGGCGACGACGTGTTCGTCACCTGGCGATTCCCGGACGGATCCGTGCCGACCGGCCGCGTGGCCGACCACCGTTTTGCGGCGCCGGGGAACTACCGGGTGACCGCAAACGCAAGCGACGGGTTCGACGCGACCGAGCGCGCGGTCATGGTGAGCGTGCGAGCCGACGGGGGCTCCTTCCTTCCCACACCCGTTGCGGCGACGGCCGAATCGCTTGCCGCGCTTGCGGCCGTCGCGCTTGCCCTCGTCACGGCGCGACGTCGCCGGCTGCCTTGAGCGCCCCCGTTTGGCCCCGCGCGACAAGCGCCACGCCGGCAAGGATGAGCGCCGCGCCCGCGATCGCCAACGCGGCGGGCGTCTCGTGCAGGAGCCAGAAGGCAAGGAGCGTGCTGCCGATGGGCTCGCCGACGATGGCGGTGCTCACAAGCGGCGCGGGCACGTGGCGCAGCGACCAGTTGAGGACCGTGTGACCTGCGATCTGCGGCCCAAGCGCAAGCGCGGCGAAGATCGCGTAATCCTCCGCCGCGAAGCCCGACAGCGGCTCGCCGGCCGCAAGCGCGAGAAGCAGGAGCACGAGCGAGGCGCAGCCGTACATGGGCACCGCGTAGGCGAGAAGGCCCATGCGCTGCCGCAGCCGCCGGCCCGCCAGCAGGAACGCGGCGGCGAAGACGGCGCCCGCAAACGCGAGCGCGTTGCCCACAAGATGCGGTCCCGCGGCGCCAAAGGTTGCCGAGTCCGAGAGCACGAGCGCAAAGGCGCCGACGAGCGCAAGCCCGATGCCGGCCCACCCGGCCGCCCGCAGGCGGTCGCCCCAGCCGTGGGCCACGGCCGCCACGAGGATCGGATGGAAGGTGACGAGCACGACGCTTGAGGCCACGGTGGTCAAGCGCAGCGAGGCGATCCACGCGGCGAAGTGAAGGGCGAGCGCCCCACCCACGCCGGCAAGAAGGGCAGCGTCCCGACGGGAGGGACGAGGGACGCCGATCCACCACGCAAACGGCAGGAGGACGAGCGTGGCGATCGCGAGCCGGTGGAACGCAAGCGAGAGCGGCGGCGCGGACGAGAATCGGATGAGGATCGCCGCCGTGGAGACCGTCGCGACAGCGCCCACGAGCGCAAGCGCAAGCAGCGCCGGCGGCGGTCGTCCGAGTTTCCTGCGCAATTGCGCAGGAAACGCTACTTGCCCTTCCATTCGGGCTTGCGCTTCTCGAGGAACGCGCGCATTCCCTCGGTGCGGTCCTCGGTGGCAAAGGTCGTGGTCACGCTCTCGAGCTCAAGCGCGAGAGCCGCGTCGAGGGGAAGGTCGGCGCCGCGGTTCACGGCGGCCTTGGCCAAGCGCACGGCGTAGGGCGCGTTCTGCGCGATGCGCCGCGCAAGCGCGAGCGCCTCGTCGAGGAGGCGCGCGTGGGGAACCACGCGGTTCACGAGGCGGATCTCGGCGGCGCGGCGCGCGTCGAAGGTGTCGCCCGAGAGGATGAGCTCCTTGGCGACGTGGCGGCCCACGAGCCGCGGCAGGCGCTGGGTCCCGCCAAAGCCGGGGTGGATCCCAAGGCCGACCTCGGGCAGCCCGAATTGCGCCTTCTCGCTTGCGAGGATGACGTCGCAGGCGATCGCAAGCTCGCAGCCCCCGCCGAAGGCGAATCCGTTCACGGCGGCGATCACGGGCTTCTCCATGCGCTCGACCCGGCGGAACGTGTCTTGCCCGAGCTTCGTGTACTCGCGCGCCTGCGCGGGCGTGACCTCTGCCATGACGGCGATGTCGGCGCCCGCGACGAACGCGGGGCCCTCGCCCGTGAGCACGACGCAGCGCACGGTGTCGTCGGCCTCCGCGCGGGCAAGCGCCGCCGCCAAGTCGGAGAGGACCTCGGCGTTGAGCGCGTTTCGCGCCTCGGGACGGTCGATCGTCACGACGGCCACGCCCTCACCCGCCTCGTAGCGGACCTTGGGGATGCGCCAGGGCTCGCCTGCGGCGCTGCCGCGCGTCTCGGCGAGCGCGCGCAGGTTGCGGGCGACGGGAAGCTTTCCGCCGTGGTGGCGGCTGGCCGCCTCGACGAGCGCGAGCGCGCGCTTTGTCGTCGCCTCGTTCATCATGGCAAAGGGCCCCCGTTTCCAGCGTAGCCCCACGGTGGCTCCCTTGTCGACGTCGCCGGGCGTGGCCACGGTCTCCTCGACGAGGCTTGCCGCGATGGCAAAGCAGACGCCAAGGAAGCGGTCGCGCGCGGCGGGGACCGTGGAGGGATCGGGCGCGCCGTCCAGGTTCCACGGCTGGCCGGCCTCGAATTGCTTCTTGAGAAGCGCGCTTGGCCGATAGAACTCGCCGAGCCCCCGGTGCAGGCTCTCCTGCGCGTGGAACGCGATCGGGATTCCCGTGAAGTTCATGAGCTCGAAGGGGCCCATGCCGATGCCAAAGGCTTCCTTCGCGGCGGCTTCGACGGTGGGGAAGGAAAGACCCTCGTCGACGAGGCGGCAGGCCTCGTTGAGAAACGGAACGAAGAACCGGTTCACGGCAAAGCCGGGCGAGTCGGCCACTCGGATGGGCGTCTTGCCAAGCTCGCGCGAGACGCGAAGGAGCGCGTCGATCGTCGCCGGCGCGGTCTTCTCGCCAGCCACGACCTCGACGAGGAGGTTCACGGCGGCCGGGTTGAAGAAATGGAGGCCCGCGAAACGCTCGGGGTGCCGCGTCGAGCGCGCAAGCTCCGTCACCGAGAGGGAGGACGTGTTCGTGGCGAGGATCGCCTCCGGCCGCGCGGCGCGGTCCACCTCGGCGAACACCTCCTTCTTGACCTTCAGGTCCTCGAAGACGGCTTCGACGACGAGGTCGGCCTGCGCGACGGCCTCGGCCACGGCCGTCGTCCCGCTCACGCGAGCCGCGACGGCGGCGGCCTCCAACTGCGCGATCTTGCCCTTGGCGACCCGACGTTCGAGGTCCGCGCGGATGCGCTGAAGCCCCTTCTGCACGAGATCGTCCTTCACGTCGCGCACGACGACGGAGAGGCCCGCTTGGGCGCAAGCCTGCGCAATGCCGCGTCCCATGTTGCCGGCGCCCAGCACGGCCACCCGGCGGATCTCCCGCATGGGGGCGCAAAGCTTGGGGCACGGGAAAAAGCTACCGGCTGGAGGCGTCCTCGGGCAGGCGCCGAAGGGCCGCGAGCACGGCCGCGCGCATCTCGGCGGCCGTCTGGAACCTCTGCTCCTTCTTCTTGGAGAGGGCCTTCCTCAGGAGCGCGTTCACGTCGTCGGGAACGCTCTCGATGGGAAGCAGCGGCTCCTTGTCGAGCACGTTGCGGCGGAACTCCTCCGTCGTCGTGCCGGGCAGGTAGCGGCGTCCCGTGAGCATGCGGACCATGAGGGCGCCGAGCGCGTACAGGTCGCTGCGGCCGTCCACGGGATCGCCCAGGATCTGCTCGGGCGGCATGTAGGCGACCGTGCCCGCGTGGCGGTTTGTCGTGGTGAGCTCGAGGTCGTCGTTGTTCGTCTGCGCGACGCCGAAGTCCGTGAGCTTGACCGAGCCGTCCTGCGAGAGGAGCACGTTGGCGGGCTTGATGTCGCGGTGGATGATGCCCCGCGCGTGCACGGCCGACAGGGCCGAAAGGATCTCGGCGGCCATGCGCAGCGTCTCGGTGAGGGGCAGCGTGCCTTGCTTCTTCAGGCGCTCCTCGAGGCTCCCGCCGCCTACGTACTCCATGACGAGGTAATGGTCGTCGCCGGCGCGCGCGATGTCGTACACGGTGACGATGTGCGGGTGCGCAAGCGACCCGGCGGCGCGAGCCTCGTGGAGCAGGGCTTGCTTGGCGGCGGCGTCGCGGCGCCACTCGGGCAGGAGCTCCTTCACGACGACGGGGCGCGCCAGAAGCTGGTCCTCGGCGAGCACGATGCGTCCAAATCCGCCGGAGGAGAGCGAGCGCTTGACGAGGTAGCGCCCGAAGGCCACAAGGCCGGGGTCGAGCGCCACGCGCGCGGAGGCGTCGACCGCGGGCGCGGGCGGGCGGGACTTGACGCGGCGGCGCAGAAGCGCCGCGCCGCCGGCGGAAAGCGCGACCGCGGCGGCGGCAAGCGGAAGGAAGAGGTTCCCGTCGAAGAGAAGGCCTGGGTCGGCCCTCCGGTCGGGGACGCCAGCGGTCTGCAAGGGCTCGGAGGATTCGCCGGAGAGGTCGATCTCGGGAGGCGGCAGCGATGGGTCCTCGGCCTGCGCCACCACGAAGGCTCGTCCGTAGCCCCCGTTGGGCGCAGTGTCGGCGATGCGGCAGTCGCCCGCCTCGTCGCAGTCGGCCGTGTGGGCTGCGGAGCGGGCCAGGATGAGACCTTCGGAGAACTGCGCGACGGCGCGCGGGAGGACGAGCCGCACCACGGTCGTGTCGCCCAACTCAACCTCGCCCGAGACGACGGCAAGCGGCGCAAACGAGATGAGCGTTCGCGCATCGAGGGAGAGGCTAAGCCCGCTGGTTCCTACGCGGCCGTATTGGAAAACGTCGTGCTTGCTGGAATACCACACGGCAAAGCGCTCGTTGCCCTGCTCCCAGGTGACGATCCAATAGTGCGAGGGCGGAAGATTGCCCTCGGCGCGCGAGGTCTCCATGGTGACGACGACGTCGCCGCTTGTGTCGTTTGCGAAGTACGCGAAGAAGATGTCCATGGCCGGGTCCGGCCGGCTCGTGACCCAGTACACCGACCCGGGGCCTTGGGCGTCGCCAACGCGGTCCACGATCTCCGGATCCAGGCGCGCGCCGGCAGCGGCCGATCCTGCGGCCAGGATCGCCAAAAGACCAAGAAGCACGGCAGACGCCGGCGCCCGGGCTGGGCGACGGTGCGGTTGGCCGTGCCTGCGTGCATTCCGCATGCGCCTCCCGGGATCGACGAAACGTCCCCTCCGGACCATATATACTTTTTCGCGATGTTCTTGGGCCAAACGCCCAACCGTCAGACCTTGAAGACAAGCAGGGTCTTCCCGACGCCGACCACGTCCCCGGCCGAAAGCGCGCTTCGGCCCCCGCGCGGGAGCCGTTCCCAATTGAGGTAGGTGCCGTTTGTGCTGAAGGTGTCCACGAGCGACCACGTGGAGCCTTCGCGCACGATCTCGGCGTGGCGGTTCGAGGCGAAGGGGTCGTAGTCGAGGACGACGTCGCGGTCCTTGTCGCGTCCGATCGTCCAGGCGTCCTTTCCCGTGAGGGGAAGGATGGCGCCGATGCGCATGCCGTGGACCATCGCAAGGTAGGCCGTTCCCGGGCCCGGTCGCGCAGGCGCGGCGACGGGCGTGACGATCGTGCGCTCGAGATCGTCGCCGGGACGCTCGGGACGGAGCACCCCGAGCTTCCCGAACTCCTCGCCGATGGCAAAGAGCCGTTGCGGCACGAGCACGTATTCCGTGACCGGCCCGTGCTCGCGGCGGCCCGACTGGGGGCGGACGACGCCGATCTCGACCAGCTGCTCGACGTGCTTCTCCGCGGCCTGGCGCGCCATGGAAAGGTGCGAAGCGACCTCCTCGAGGTAGTGGGGGCGCACGAGGAAGTGCAGAAGGTCCAGGCGCGTGGGGTTGCCAAGGGGCTTCAGGTCGCGCGCCAGGGCCTCGAAGTCGATGCCGGAACGCGGCGTGGTCCCCGGTCGCGCGTCGGTCACGTGCGCTGCATCGTTGCGCCCCTACTTCAACGTTTATTACGAGGTGGGGCTCTGCGCCCGCATGACGCAGGAACCGCCCGCGACGGGCACGCCGTCGCCCGGCCACGGCGCGCCGCAGGTGCCCCCGGGCGAGGGTCCCGTGCTGCCCGGCGAGGGACGCACGGACTACGAGCGCTACATGAAGGTGGACGCGCTCCTTGCGCTGCAGAAGCCCATCCCCTCGCTCGTGCACCACGACGAGCTCCTGTTCCAGACGGTGCACCAGACCTTCGAGCTGTGGGCCCGGCAGATCCTCTTCGAGATTGAGACGGCCGGTGAGCTTCTCGCGCGCGACCGGCTTCTCGAGGCGGTGCGCCTTTTCGAGCGCGCGACCATGGCCGTCCGCGTCGTCCGCGAGCAGCTGCACGTGCTCAACACGATGAATCCGTGGGACTTCCATGAGGTGCGGCGGCACCTGGGACGCGGCTCGGGCGCCGAGTCGCCCGGCTTCCAGAACCTCCTCAAGCACGCGCCACGGTTGTGGAGGCCCTTTGCTGACGTTCTCGCGCGGCGCAACGTGTCCCTGGAGGACGTGTACGTCCACGCCGCACGCCACCCCGACCTCTACCGCATGGCCGAGGCGATGACGGACTTCGACGAGTTCTTCTCGCTTTGGCGGCAAGATCATCTCGGGCTCGTCAAGCGCCAGATCGGGCGCGACGTGAAGAGCCTCAAGGGCTATGCGGTCCATGCGCTCGAGAAGGACGTGCAAGCCACGTTGTTCCCGGAGCTCTGGGCCGTCCGAAACCGCCTCACGGAGCTTGCCGGCACGAGCCCCAAGTGATCAGCCCAGGGAGAAGAGGTCGCCCACGCGCTCCGGCCCGATGGCAAGCGTGAGGAGCACGACGCCGCCGATCTTGATCGCGCTTCCGATGAGGTTGCCCGCCATCCAGGAGCGGAAGCGCATGCCGCTTACGGCAAGCACGAGGACGAGCTGCTCGGGCGCGAAGGGCACGGCGTTGATGGCGACAAGCGCGAGCACGCCGTGGCGGTCCGCGTGCCGGTGGAGCCAATCCATGGCCCCCCGCGTGCGTCCCTTGGCCCGGCGGAGGAACCAATCGTGCAGCGATTCGCCAAGGAGATAGAGGATCCACACGGCCATGGCCT
The DNA window shown above is from Candidatus Thermoplasmatota archaeon and carries:
- a CDS encoding PKD domain-containing protein is translated as MRAVLAVLAFALLAAAPSALGQVVVERGERVDIVSMRAPSVVLAERPFLIDVTVRNRMASEETVVVYVNLYDDRRPTDEPCSGGDAGERFRGQVSQVRRSVTLSPGATLEVKGALAGEADPWFQRIRLEQAPAAGAYQLCAWVERARQDAQRVFYDFEPAIVRVKLDNVAPTIAVAVEEPGGAHRDAHRFTATVSDADGDDVFVTWRFPDGSVPTGRVADHRFAAPGNYRVTANASDGFDATERAVMVSVRADGGSFLPTPVAATAESLAALAAVALALVTARRRRLP
- a CDS encoding DMT family transporter, giving the protein MRRKLGRPPPALLALALVGAVATVSTAAILIRFSSAPPLSLAFHRLAIATLVLLPFAWWIGVPRPSRRDAALLAGVGGALALHFAAWIASLRLTTVASSVVLVTFHPILVAAVAHGWGDRLRAAGWAGIGLALVGAFALVLSDSATFGAAGPHLVGNALAFAGAVFAAAFLLAGRRLRQRMGLLAYAVPMYGCASLVLLLLALAAGEPLSGFAAEDYAIFAALALGPQIAGHTVLNWSLRHVPAPLVSTAIVGEPIGSTLLAFWLLHETPAALAIAGAALILAGVALVARGQTGALKAAGDVAP
- a CDS encoding enoyl-CoA hydratase-related protein, with product MREIRRVAVLGAGNMGRGIAQACAQAGLSVVVRDVKDDLVQKGLQRIRADLERRVAKGKIAQLEAAAVAARVSGTTAVAEAVAQADLVVEAVFEDLKVKKEVFAEVDRAARPEAILATNTSSLSVTELARSTRHPERFAGLHFFNPAAVNLLVEVVAGEKTAPATIDALLRVSRELGKTPIRVADSPGFAVNRFFVPFLNEACRLVDEGLSFPTVEAAAKEAFGIGMGPFELMNFTGIPIAFHAQESLHRGLGEFYRPSALLKKQFEAGQPWNLDGAPDPSTVPAARDRFLGVCFAIAASLVEETVATPGDVDKGATVGLRWKRGPFAMMNEATTKRALALVEAASRHHGGKLPVARNLRALAETRGSAAGEPWRIPKVRYEAGEGVAVVTIDRPEARNALNAEVLSDLAAALARAEADDTVRCVVLTGEGPAFVAGADIAVMAEVTPAQAREYTKLGQDTFRRVERMEKPVIAAVNGFAFGGGCELAIACDVILASEKAQFGLPEVGLGIHPGFGGTQRLPRLVGRHVAKELILSGDTFDARRAAEIRLVNRVVPHARLLDEALALARRIAQNAPYAVRLAKAAVNRGADLPLDAALALELESVTTTFATEDRTEGMRAFLEKRKPEWKGK
- a CDS encoding serine/threonine-protein kinase encodes the protein MLLGLLAILAAGSAAAGARLDPEIVDRVGDAQGPGSVYWVTSRPDPAMDIFFAYFANDTSGDVVVTMETSRAEGNLPPSHYWIVTWEQGNERFAVWYSSKHDVFQYGRVGTSGLSLSLDARTLISFAPLAVVSGEVELGDTTVVRLVLPRAVAQFSEGLILARSAAHTADCDEAGDCRIADTAPNGGYGRAFVVAQAEDPSLPPPEIDLSGESSEPLQTAGVPDRRADPGLLFDGNLFLPLAAAAVALSAGGAALLRRRVKSRPPAPAVDASARVALDPGLVAFGRYLVKRSLSSGGFGRIVLAEDQLLARPVVVKELLPEWRRDAAAKQALLHEARAAGSLAHPHIVTVYDIARAGDDHYLVMEYVGGGSLEERLKKQGTLPLTETLRMAAEILSALSAVHARGIIHRDIKPANVLLSQDGSVKLTDFGVAQTNNDDLELTTTNRHAGTVAYMPPEQILGDPVDGRSDLYALGALMVRMLTGRRYLPGTTTEEFRRNVLDKEPLLPIESVPDDVNALLRKALSKKKEQRFQTAAEMRAAVLAALRRLPEDASSR
- a CDS encoding FHA domain-containing protein, producing MTDARPGTTPRSGIDFEALARDLKPLGNPTRLDLLHFLVRPHYLEEVASHLSMARQAAEKHVEQLVEIGVVRPQSGRREHGPVTEYVLVPQRLFAIGEEFGKLGVLRPERPGDDLERTIVTPVAAPARPGPGTAYLAMVHGMRIGAILPLTGKDAWTIGRDKDRDVVLDYDPFASNRHAEIVREGSTWSLVDTFSTNGTYLNWERLPRGGRSALSAGDVVGVGKTLLVFKV
- a CDS encoding tryptophan 2,3-dioxygenase family protein, with protein sequence MTQEPPATGTPSPGHGAPQVPPGEGPVLPGEGRTDYERYMKVDALLALQKPIPSLVHHDELLFQTVHQTFELWARQILFEIETAGELLARDRLLEAVRLFERATMAVRVVREQLHVLNTMNPWDFHEVRRHLGRGSGAESPGFQNLLKHAPRLWRPFADVLARRNVSLEDVYVHAARHPDLYRMAEAMTDFDEFFSLWRQDHLGLVKRQIGRDVKSLKGYAVHALEKDVQATLFPELWAVRNRLTELAGTSPK